A region of the Pseudorca crassidens isolate mPseCra1 chromosome 9, mPseCra1.hap1, whole genome shotgun sequence genome:
CTGTCAGTGAAGATTGCCTCTGCCTGATTAGATATGAAGAAACATTACACACAGCCAGAGAGTGTGGATTCAGCACACAAGAGACAACTCAATTATTCTATAGCCATTGCCAAAGAGAATTCTAATACTCTCTTCACTGAACACAGGAACACCTATTTCCCCAACAGCCAGTTGTGTATTCTCTGATACAAATGCATAGATATATGTATTGGCCAGAGACACTTGTCCATATAATCAGagtgaaaaaaattattcaggCAAGTGCATATATTATTGGTAGAACTCAACAACAATGGGGTGGTGCtcaatttttctctaaattaCCCAGTTCTTACCTATCTTATTTCTAAACAGATTCTGGATTGAGGTCTTTTTTCTTGGTTACAAGAACTATAAAATTATGAGCCCCATATAAGCTTTAGAAGCACTGGTAACCAAGAAGAGCTGTGACTTCTTCTATACCCTGGCTGAAGAGCAGAACAATGTCTTGTAAACACCTGATACAATGCTGAACAGAGTTCTAATTGTTACTCTTCCTAATTCTGTTTATGCCTTATGGTCAATTCAGGGATGGTGGCAGGGAGCTTGAGATATGAATTGCATGGTAGATGGTAGGAGAGAGGACAGCAGAATCCCCCTGACAGAGCCACACAACATTATCAGAGACACAAATGTCCATCTAGCTGACCCTCCCTTGCCCAAGGCCCATCCCTGGTGGTGACAACCCACCTTTGAAAAATAGTCTCATTTTATTGGGAGAAGTAAGGGCCTGGGGACAAGAGATGAGGAATAAAAGGCCATGcagagaagcagcagcacagaCTTGCTTCTGGCCCATTAGTGATCACCAGTAAGCTCCCAGACACCATGGTGCGTTTTACTGCTGAGGAGAAAGATGTTGTTGCTAGCCTGTGGGCCAAGATGAATGTAGAGGTGGCTGGAGGTGAGAGCTTGGGAAGGTAAGCACTGGACACAGGTAGGACAGGGGGCAGAAAGGCAGAGATTTTTCCAGAAAGATGGATTGGTCAGGTTTCTTACATACTCTGACTTCCCATCTGCTCTGTGACTATAACCATCCCATAGGTTCCTGGCTGTCTACCCATGGACCCAGAGGTTCTTTTACAGTTTTGCTAACTTATACTCTGAGTCTGTGATAATGGGCAACCCTAAGGTCAAGGCCTGTGGCAGGAAGGTGCTGACCTCCTTTGGAAATGCCATTAAACACATGGACGACCTCAAGGGCACCTTTGCACATCTAAGTGAGCTGCACTTTGACAAGCTGCATGTGGATTCTGAGAACTTCAGGGTGAGTTCTGGGCATGCTTGTGCTTTGTTCTTTCATCCAGGTATCTGTTCTGTGGTTACAGTAGGGAACACAGGTTCTTAAGTCTTACCGTATAGAGGTATTTTTTGGAGGTAATATTTCAGGAAAAAGCTTGATTTTGGTAGTTAGGTTGTTCCTAAGGTCAAAGGTAAGACCAAGTAGAGTAATTAATTATGCTATGACCAGTGGAGGCCACTGGCCATctgatatttcttaaaaataaatgtcgTGAAGAGCACTGGACAAAAGTGAGCTAAATAGTTTGGCCTGGAGAATACAAATTGAGCCAGGGAGAAAAACACCTTGCCTTTGATAActgaaattttctataaaaatcGATGAACACATTTCTGCATGGTTCTTTAGCTTTGAACCAGGAGTAAGCAGGGCAAAGTAAGAGCGACTTTTTCATGGTTTGCCCCTCCTCCTCTCAACTCCAGCAATGATGAAATGCTCTTGTATACGAAGCACTGGATTCTTTGTCAAATGGGTGTCCAAACAATTTGAATGTATGCAATATCTGAAGACTTAGACTACGCGTATCAAGCCCCAGCACTATAAtcctacttttaaaaaaggaaagaagcaatCCATAGCAATGCTCTGGGGTCAGAAGTTGGCAGGGAAAATGAGAGAAGGATAGAACACATTGGGGGTTCAGGACTGGGAGTCACTGAAGCCAATGTCAAGCGTATAATGATGCACTTTTGTGGGAGCATGACAATGAAAGTTGCTCAACCTTTTATCAAGAAGGAAATGGATGTTATATCTATTTGCTGTAGGGGCAGCTTGAGACCTTCTGTTCACTATGCACTATCTTCTTTTTATTCCCAGCTTCTAAGCAACATGATATTGATTGTCTTGCAACCCACTTCAGCGAGGAATTTACCCAAAAGACCCAGGTTCCCTGGCAGAAGCTGACAGAAGCTGTGGCTAATGCTCTGGCCAACAAGTACCAGTAGTTGCCTGGCCATCTATGTTGGTGCCTACCTGAGGGCCCTGGGTCCCAACAGTCCATCTCCtgaaggtggagggagagagcCCTGCCTCCAGACTTAACTCctatataatacaaataaaataaaagtcatgtTCTGTAAGGAATAtccttgtattttctctctgtctttatcTTTTATAAGTTGATTCAGCTAAAAGAAAGCACTCCTATTGTAATGAGAATATTGGAGATTGAGAGTTTGGGGATGATAGAGAAGGGACCCTTATAAGATTCTACAGGATTAGAGTGGCTTCAAAGGGTAATTACTCCTACGAAGGGAAACTAGACTCTTGAGTTGGACAAGGTCtttagaaaaaggaaggaaatggaatTACTCTTGAGAGATGCAAAATGATTATTGATAGTGAGTTGTTAGGACACAAAGTAGGGGACCTGTATAGGCTGTTATTTGTATAAACTCAGAATAGAGTTCTTTTTGGACTATAGCTCAGTTCTATTTAATATAAGAAACATATTTTTAGCAGCTATAATGCAGTGAAGATGATACTTTTTAGAGACCCAGTTAAGGACTCTGCTCTCAACTTTTTCCTAGCATCTTCAATGGTACTAATGAAGGCAACATCCCTAAAGCATATGAACTGGAAGCTTTGGTTTGAATCTGTCATCACCTGGTAGCTCTTGACCTGAAacacatttct
Encoded here:
- the LOC137231133 gene encoding LOW QUALITY PROTEIN: hemoglobin subunit epsilon-4-like (The sequence of the model RefSeq protein was modified relative to this genomic sequence to represent the inferred CDS: inserted 1 base in 1 codon) codes for the protein MVRFTAEEKDVVASLWAKMNVEVAGGESLGRFLAVYPWTQRFFYSFANLYSESVIMGNPKVKACGRKVLTSFGNAIKHMDDLKGTFAHLSELHFDKLHVDSENFRLLSNMILIVXATHFSEEFTQKTQVPWQKLTEAVANALANKYQ